The Nitrogeniibacter aestuarii genome has a window encoding:
- a CDS encoding dicarboxylate/amino acid:cation symporter — MSSPVHPTQPSRVRDLQWEVRSWVGARLWAQVLLGLLLGIVAGAALSPEAGWVSRSTAVSAGAWLAVPGRLFLAIIGMVLIPLVMVSIIKGMLGGGSMAQLKSVGLRLLVFVTLTTGIGAGLGVGLGQWIAPGAALAEADAFTPAQVAARPPTPDLPSLIVNLVPANPQAALAERDMLAIVVLSLFLGAAALVADRKKTAPFLGALDGLLEISMTLVKWAMYLAPWAVFGLLADVIARSGLDAVASLTSYVLTVLAGLLALMVFYLVVIALFARRHPLQFLKDIASVLLLAFSTSSSAAVIPLSIDTAVRQLHVPESVANFTIPLGATINMAGTALYQAVAVCFLAQMSGVVLSPESLATIVITLIVTSIGAPGTPGVGIVILSNIVAGFGIPTAGIALILGVDRLLDMFRTTVNVTGDLTVSVLLRGARKD; from the coding sequence ATGTCCTCACCCGTTCACCCGACGCAGCCATCGCGCGTACGCGATCTCCAGTGGGAGGTCCGCTCCTGGGTCGGCGCACGTCTGTGGGCCCAGGTGCTCCTCGGGCTGTTGCTGGGCATCGTTGCCGGCGCCGCGCTCAGCCCCGAAGCGGGCTGGGTCTCGCGCAGCACGGCCGTCAGCGCGGGCGCGTGGCTGGCCGTTCCGGGGCGACTGTTCCTCGCCATCATCGGCATGGTGCTCATCCCCCTGGTGATGGTCTCGATCATCAAGGGCATGCTCGGTGGCGGCAGCATGGCCCAGCTCAAATCGGTGGGGCTGCGCCTGCTGGTGTTCGTGACGCTGACCACCGGCATCGGTGCCGGCCTGGGCGTCGGTCTGGGCCAGTGGATCGCGCCGGGCGCCGCCCTGGCCGAAGCCGATGCATTCACGCCGGCCCAGGTGGCGGCACGTCCGCCCACGCCCGACCTGCCCTCGCTCATCGTCAATCTGGTGCCCGCCAATCCGCAGGCGGCGCTCGCCGAGCGCGACATGCTGGCCATCGTCGTGCTCTCGCTCTTTCTCGGCGCCGCTGCGCTGGTGGCTGACCGCAAGAAAACCGCGCCCTTCCTGGGCGCACTCGACGGCCTGCTGGAAATCTCCATGACCCTGGTGAAGTGGGCCATGTACCTCGCCCCATGGGCGGTGTTCGGACTGCTGGCCGATGTCATTGCGCGCTCCGGGCTGGACGCCGTCGCCAGCCTCACCAGCTATGTGCTCACCGTGCTGGCCGGCCTGCTGGCCTTGATGGTCTTCTACCTGGTCGTGATCGCACTGTTCGCCCGGCGTCATCCACTGCAGTTTCTCAAGGACATCGCCAGTGTGCTGCTGCTGGCCTTCTCCACCTCGAGTTCGGCGGCAGTGATTCCGCTGTCCATCGACACGGCCGTGCGCCAGTTGCACGTGCCCGAGAGCGTCGCCAACTTCACCATTCCCCTGGGCGCGACCATCAACATGGCCGGCACGGCGCTTTATCAGGCGGTGGCAGTGTGTTTTCTGGCGCAGATGTCGGGGGTGGTGCTCTCCCCGGAGTCGCTCGCCACCATCGTGATCACGCTCATCGTCACCTCCATCGGCGCTCCGGGCACACCGGGCGTCGGCATCGTGATTCTGTCGAACATCGTGGCCGGTTTCGGCATCCCCACGGCCGGGATTGCGCTCATTCTCGGCGTCGATCGTCTGCTCGACATGTTCCGCACCACGGTCAACGTGACCGGCGATCTGACGGTGAGCGTCCTGCTCCGTGGCGCCCGCAAGGACTGA
- a CDS encoding 2-hydroxychromene-2-carboxylate isomerase: MSTPAPMTLWYEFASSYSYLAVMRVQAAADTAGVELHWRPFLLGPVFLSLGWNDSPFNIYPPKGRYMWRDMERLCERYGFPFTMPSEFPRNGLLAARVARLGQEEDWIGPFSRTVMQANFGEDRDIGDPDVLGGILDDLGLDADTLILQAQSDDNRKALRAQVEEATQMGLFGAPTFVVGKELFWGNDRLEDALDWAQHHPAV; encoded by the coding sequence ATGAGCACCCCTGCCCCCATGACCCTGTGGTACGAGTTCGCCAGTTCATACTCCTATCTGGCCGTCATGCGGGTTCAGGCCGCTGCGGATACCGCCGGGGTCGAACTGCACTGGCGCCCCTTCCTGCTCGGCCCGGTGTTTCTCAGCCTCGGCTGGAACGATTCGCCCTTCAACATCTATCCGCCCAAGGGCCGTTACATGTGGCGCGACATGGAGCGCCTGTGCGAACGCTACGGCTTTCCCTTCACCATGCCCAGCGAGTTTCCGCGCAACGGCCTGCTGGCGGCGCGTGTGGCCCGACTGGGTCAGGAAGAGGACTGGATCGGCCCGTTCTCGCGTACCGTGATGCAGGCCAACTTCGGCGAGGACCGGGACATTGGCGACCCGGATGTGCTCGGCGGCATTCTGGACGATCTCGGCCTCGATGCCGACACCCTCATCCTGCAGGCGCAGTCGGACGACAACCGCAAGGCCCTGCGCGCGCAGGTGGAAGAAGCCACCCAGATGGGCCTGTTCGGTGCGCCGACCTTCGTGGTCGGCAAGGAACTCTTCTGGGGCAACGACCGGCTTGAAGACGCCCTGGACTGGGCGCAACACCATCCGGCGGTTTGA
- a CDS encoding toll/interleukin-1 receptor domain-containing protein, with the protein MEQGIFVSYRRQDSQSAAGRLTDHLKEHLPEVPIFRDVETIEPGVDFVDAIDRALRACRVLIAVIGPRWVDAAHADGSRRLDDPNDYTRLEIATALRRKDVRVIPVLVEGADMPTTAQLPDDLEPLARRNAIELADKRWDFDVSQLVDSLRKTLDLPEPVPPAPAPDAVPPASAPASRRKWLIGAALAFVVVIVALVEDGSGYDPMVIDAPGNVSMPGAGSPPAVDGSGADVPVSSAAAPAMPVNLTGMWRDVEGGVHEVYQQGNQLQFRGQVPDGFVSGTGVINGRQGETTYLYNGYTLQSRFTVSEDGRRMDVIIIDPATNQREVTQLFRIQ; encoded by the coding sequence ATGGAGCAGGGAATTTTCGTCAGTTACCGCCGGCAGGACAGCCAGAGCGCCGCTGGGCGGCTCACGGATCACCTCAAGGAACATCTGCCGGAGGTGCCGATCTTTCGCGATGTGGAGACCATCGAGCCGGGTGTGGACTTTGTCGATGCCATTGACCGGGCACTGCGTGCATGCCGGGTCCTGATCGCGGTCATTGGCCCGCGCTGGGTCGATGCGGCACACGCTGATGGCTCACGGCGGCTGGACGATCCGAACGACTACACCCGGCTTGAAATCGCCACCGCGCTGCGGCGCAAGGATGTTCGGGTGATTCCGGTGCTGGTCGAAGGGGCCGACATGCCGACCACGGCGCAATTGCCCGACGACCTGGAGCCGTTGGCGCGACGCAATGCCATCGAACTGGCGGACAAGCGATGGGATTTCGACGTGTCGCAACTGGTCGATTCCCTGCGCAAGACCCTGGATCTGCCCGAGCCCGTCCCGCCTGCGCCGGCACCGGACGCGGTGCCCCCTGCATCCGCACCGGCGTCGCGACGCAAATGGCTCATCGGCGCTGCGCTTGCGTTCGTGGTGGTGATCGTTGCCCTGGTGGAGGACGGGAGTGGATACGACCCGATGGTGATCGATGCGCCCGGCAATGTGTCGATGCCGGGGGCCGGCTCGCCGCCTGCCGTCGACGGCTCGGGTGCCGACGTGCCGGTATCGTCAGCCGCGGCGCCCGCCATGCCCGTCAACCTCACGGGCATGTGGCGTGATGTCGAAGGGGGTGTCCATGAGGTCTATCAGCAGGGGAACCAGCTGCAATTTCGCGGGCAGGTGCCGGACGGCTTCGTCTCCGGGACGGGGGTCATCAACGGTCGTCAGGGCGAGACGACCTATCTCTACAACGGCTATACGCTCCAGTCCCGTTTTACCGTCTCCGAAGACGGACGCCGGATGGATGTGATCATCATCGATCCGGCCACCAACCAGCGTGAGGTGACCCAGCTGTTCCGCATCCAGTAG
- a CDS encoding glycerophosphodiester phosphodiesterase family protein, producing MKTTLIRAMGAGALALATLAAGPALAGNGSHDDHDNRSDRRWGHHDRGAQMVSVGVRPYYLVDQLEEGRLKHKLQSCENRPVKPTAFSIGHRGAAMQFPEHTRESYVAAARQGAGIVECDVTFTKDRELVCRHSQCDLATTTNILGIPELAAKCSQPFIPADLATGAPAQATCCTSDLTLAEFRALRGKMDGANPMATTPEEYMAGTPSWRTDMYAATGTLMTHKESIALFKQLGVGMTPELKSASVAMPYEGDYTQEAYAQQMIDEYKEMGVSPRKVWPQSFNLDDVLYWIHNEPRFGKQAVFLESVDSEADVPAAIARLPELAAQGVNIVAPPLWTLVTVEGTDTIVPSDYAVAAKAAGLDIITWTLERSGTLVDGGGWYYQSITDATTGPGDTYRLLDVLAQDVGIIGIFSDWPATVTYYANCMGK from the coding sequence ATGAAAACCACCTTGATTCGCGCGATGGGCGCAGGCGCACTGGCGCTCGCGACCCTTGCGGCCGGACCGGCCTTGGCCGGCAACGGCTCACACGACGACCACGACAATCGCAGCGATCGCCGCTGGGGCCACCACGACCGCGGGGCGCAGATGGTCTCCGTGGGCGTGCGGCCGTACTACCTGGTGGACCAGCTCGAAGAGGGGCGACTCAAGCACAAGCTTCAGTCCTGCGAGAACCGGCCGGTCAAACCGACCGCCTTCTCCATCGGGCATCGTGGTGCGGCCATGCAGTTCCCCGAGCACACCCGGGAATCGTACGTGGCTGCTGCCCGCCAGGGCGCCGGCATCGTCGAATGCGACGTGACCTTCACCAAGGATCGGGAACTGGTCTGCCGCCACAGCCAGTGCGACCTGGCCACCACCACCAACATCCTCGGCATTCCTGAACTGGCGGCCAAGTGCTCCCAGCCCTTCATTCCGGCCGACCTGGCCACTGGCGCTCCGGCCCAGGCCACCTGCTGCACCTCGGATCTGACCCTGGCCGAATTCCGCGCCCTGCGCGGCAAGATGGACGGCGCCAACCCGATGGCCACCACGCCGGAAGAGTACATGGCAGGTACCCCGTCATGGCGCACCGACATGTATGCAGCCACCGGCACGCTCATGACCCACAAGGAATCCATTGCCCTGTTCAAGCAACTGGGTGTGGGCATGACGCCGGAACTCAAGAGCGCCAGCGTGGCCATGCCGTACGAGGGTGACTACACCCAGGAAGCCTATGCCCAGCAGATGATCGACGAGTACAAGGAAATGGGCGTGTCGCCGCGCAAGGTGTGGCCGCAGTCTTTCAACCTTGACGACGTGCTGTACTGGATCCACAACGAGCCGCGCTTCGGCAAGCAGGCCGTTTTCCTCGAAAGTGTCGATAGCGAAGCCGACGTGCCCGCCGCCATCGCCAGGCTGCCTGAACTGGCCGCCCAGGGGGTGAACATCGTGGCGCCGCCGCTGTGGACGCTGGTCACGGTCGAAGGCACCGACACCATCGTGCCGTCGGACTACGCCGTGGCGGCCAAGGCGGCGGGTCTGGACATCATCACATGGACGCTGGAGCGCTCCGGCACGCTGGTCGACGGCGGCGGGTGGTACTACCAGAGCATCACCGACGCCACCACCGGCCCCGGCGATACCTACCGCCTGCTCGACGTGCTGGCACAGGACGTGGGCATCATCGGCATCTTCTCAGACTGGCCGGCCACGGTCACCTACTACGCCAACTGCATGGGTAAATAG
- a CDS encoding rhodanese-like domain-containing protein yields the protein MQRILTALTLGLAALQVHAEVINIDNAELLRLQAAGVPVVDVRTAPEWQETGIVPGSHLLTFFGTGGRAEPAAWLRKLQPIATPDQPVILICRSGNRTRTISNFLSSQVGYTKVYNVTRGIKDWIKDGKPLNKAEQAASTCNWASTC from the coding sequence ATGCAACGCATTCTGACCGCCCTGACACTGGGTCTGGCCGCACTTCAGGTTCATGCAGAGGTGATCAACATCGATAACGCCGAGTTGCTTCGCCTCCAGGCGGCGGGCGTGCCGGTGGTGGATGTCCGCACTGCACCCGAATGGCAGGAAACCGGCATCGTGCCGGGCAGTCATCTGCTCACCTTCTTCGGCACCGGGGGCCGCGCCGAACCCGCCGCGTGGCTGCGCAAGCTGCAGCCGATCGCCACGCCCGACCAGCCGGTCATCCTCATCTGCCGCAGCGGCAACCGCACGCGCACGATCAGCAACTTCCTGTCCTCTCAGGTCGGCTACACGAAGGTGTACAACGTGACGCGCGGCATCAAGGACTGGATCAAGGACGGCAAGCCGCTCAACAAGGCCGAACAGGCGGCGTCCACCTGCAACTGGGCCAGCACCTGCTGA
- a CDS encoding CHAT domain-containing protein, producing MHIFLSYSSRYRDQADDICCRLQALGHEVFFDHEDLPAGISFDDLIRQAIESADLFIFLVSPEAVEQGRYTRTELKLAQRKWPTPHWHVLPVMIAPTPFDAIPAYLRSLTLLQPEGNLTAEVVMEVEDRVRAHGAPPAGPADTATDARDEAHTPKDATEGGYRSLSFRFSGDEIRGFAVHIGPGGAQSPPPALALDPAQVESALWAHATPIAGAARRGTPGAPPSRLPSGADARKIGQTLYEALFDSIRGEQLREQLRTLDPQRGDGLRFIIDTTEAPALARLPWEFLYSPSDDDFLFADRLKPVVRWLDVDAPPPSLAVAPPLRMLMAVAAPADRPELAVGTELAHLDSALAELAAAGVLETTRLEHASLEKLDAAMLEHQPHVLHFIGHGDFVGDDGVLLLESDRPGGPAEAIAGRRLAVLLRNYRSHLRLVFLNSCMGAASAQGDPFGGVAQSLIRRGIPAVIAMQFPIPDDAAIALARHFYRYLAAGQPVDAALSSARAFLYARGFAVEWGAPALHMRSPDGRLFDLKQSKLPPTAAAPQPMAPPAATAPAPAPSPVVPRSTSRLWLVGGIVVALAGASIAAWLLMSPASEDTGVDPGSQPPVITPPPPPPPPPPVVEPPMRTPAELAQASIDAVIADLENKQLARAEATLATLLDAEDPAVQATLRGPSYGTLLDALDQAIDRADASGNALEAERLSALLSRLSPDEPVMVPDTPALPPPAPLTAILKQLDTGDADGAIAQLEALSDTTVQEWNTSLSDDTHQALVTSVANAASDALRIGNQALAERAIAQLRRIEPSVDWRIDPPAAAAPPDDRLYHVRRGDTLWSLSQRFLGDGRQWPVFMEIHNERVSVGRGGDLITHPDKLTVGQRLHLPERYDPLGRAIYEYRVMPGDTLSGIAWRVYGDASLWPILARDNAATISHPDLLFVGQTLTLRPTPGDD from the coding sequence GTGCACATTTTCCTCTCCTACTCATCGCGCTACCGGGATCAGGCCGACGACATCTGCTGTCGCCTTCAGGCCCTGGGGCATGAGGTTTTTTTCGATCACGAGGATCTGCCTGCCGGCATCAGCTTCGACGATCTGATCCGTCAGGCCATCGAATCGGCCGACCTGTTCATCTTTCTGGTGTCGCCCGAAGCGGTCGAACAGGGGCGCTACACCCGCACCGAACTGAAACTGGCCCAGCGCAAGTGGCCCACACCGCACTGGCATGTGCTCCCCGTGATGATCGCGCCCACGCCGTTTGACGCAATTCCGGCCTATCTGCGATCGCTCACCCTGTTGCAACCCGAAGGCAATCTCACCGCCGAGGTGGTGATGGAGGTGGAGGACCGGGTCCGCGCCCACGGAGCGCCCCCGGCCGGACCTGCCGATACAGCCACCGACGCCCGCGATGAGGCGCACACCCCCAAGGACGCCACCGAGGGCGGCTATCGCTCCCTGTCGTTCAGATTCTCGGGGGATGAAATCCGGGGTTTCGCCGTGCATATAGGGCCGGGTGGCGCCCAATCGCCGCCGCCGGCCCTTGCGCTTGACCCGGCGCAGGTGGAGTCAGCCCTCTGGGCTCACGCAACGCCCATTGCGGGCGCGGCGCGGCGCGGGACACCGGGCGCCCCGCCCAGCCGGCTGCCGTCGGGTGCCGACGCGCGCAAGATCGGCCAGACCCTTTACGAAGCGCTTTTCGATTCGATCCGCGGCGAACAGCTGCGTGAGCAGCTGCGGACACTCGATCCTCAACGGGGCGACGGGCTGCGCTTCATCATCGACACCACCGAGGCTCCCGCCCTCGCCCGTCTGCCCTGGGAATTCCTCTACAGCCCGAGCGATGACGACTTTCTTTTTGCCGACCGGCTCAAACCGGTCGTGCGCTGGCTCGATGTGGATGCACCGCCGCCGAGTCTGGCGGTGGCGCCGCCGCTGCGCATGCTCATGGCGGTCGCGGCCCCCGCGGATCGGCCCGAGCTGGCGGTAGGCACGGAGCTGGCCCACCTGGACAGTGCGCTGGCCGAACTGGCGGCCGCCGGCGTGCTCGAAACCACGCGGCTGGAACATGCGTCGCTCGAAAAGCTCGATGCAGCGATGCTGGAGCATCAGCCACACGTACTGCACTTCATCGGCCACGGCGATTTCGTCGGCGACGACGGCGTGCTGCTGCTTGAATCCGATCGCCCGGGCGGCCCGGCCGAAGCCATCGCCGGGCGCCGGCTCGCCGTGCTGCTGCGCAACTACCGATCCCACCTGCGCCTGGTCTTCCTGAACAGCTGCATGGGCGCCGCCAGTGCGCAAGGCGATCCGTTCGGGGGGGTTGCTCAGAGTCTCATCCGGCGGGGCATCCCTGCCGTGATCGCCATGCAGTTTCCCATCCCGGACGATGCCGCCATCGCACTGGCACGGCATTTCTATCGCTATCTGGCCGCCGGGCAACCGGTGGACGCGGCCCTGAGTTCTGCCCGCGCCTTTCTGTACGCTCGCGGCTTTGCGGTCGAGTGGGGGGCACCCGCACTGCACATGCGCTCGCCCGACGGCCGGCTGTTCGACCTCAAGCAATCGAAGTTGCCCCCCACCGCGGCGGCGCCTCAGCCCATGGCGCCACCCGCCGCCACAGCGCCCGCGCCGGCACCATCGCCGGTCGTCCCACGATCAACCTCCCGCCTGTGGCTCGTGGGCGGCATCGTCGTCGCCCTGGCGGGCGCAAGCATCGCGGCTTGGCTGCTCATGTCCCCGGCGAGCGAAGACACCGGGGTCGATCCGGGATCGCAACCCCCAGTGATCACCCCCCCACCACCGCCTCCACCACCGCCGCCTGTGGTGGAGCCCCCGATGAGAACGCCGGCCGAGCTGGCTCAAGCATCGATTGATGCCGTCATCGCGGACCTGGAAAACAAGCAGCTGGCGCGCGCCGAGGCCACACTGGCCACGCTGCTCGACGCCGAGGACCCCGCCGTGCAGGCGACCCTTCGCGGCCCGAGTTACGGGACACTGCTCGATGCGCTCGATCAGGCCATCGATCGGGCAGACGCCAGCGGAAACGCACTCGAAGCCGAGCGGCTCAGCGCGCTGCTGAGCCGCTTGTCGCCGGATGAACCCGTGATGGTCCCTGACACGCCAGCCCTTCCGCCCCCGGCACCGCTGACCGCCATCCTGAAGCAGCTCGACACCGGCGACGCCGACGGCGCCATCGCCCAGCTGGAAGCGCTCAGCGATACCACCGTGCAAGAGTGGAACACGAGCCTGAGCGACGACACTCACCAGGCACTGGTCACCTCGGTCGCAAATGCCGCTTCGGACGCTTTAAGGATCGGCAACCAGGCACTCGCCGAACGTGCGATTGCTCAGCTCAGGCGTATCGAACCATCGGTCGACTGGCGCATCGATCCCCCAGCAGCCGCCGCGCCACCGGACGATCGCCTCTACCACGTACGTCGCGGGGACACCTTGTGGAGTCTGTCACAGCGCTTCCTCGGTGACGGGCGGCAATGGCCGGTGTTCATGGAGATCCACAACGAACGTGTCTCGGTCGGCAGGGGCGGCGATCTCATTACCCACCCGGACAAGCTCACCGTGGGTCAGCGCCTGCATCTGCCCGAACGCTACGATCCGTTGGGGCGGGCAATCTACGAATACCGGGTCATGCCGGGTGACACCCTGTCCGGCATTGCCTGGCGGGTCTATGGCGACGCCAGCCTGTGGCCGATACTTGCGCGGGACAATGCCGCCACCATCAGTCATCCCGACCTGCTGTTCGTCGGCCAGACGCTGACATTGCGCCCGACCCCGGGTGATGATTGA